TTGGAAACCATAGAGATCCTGAATGATCTGGTACAAATCAACAATGACCGCATTGACGGTTATGAAAAAGCGTTAGGAGAACTGAAAGAGGAAGATACTGATCTGAGAGCATTATTCTCTTCCATGATCAGCGAAAGCCATGAAATCAGACTGGCATTAGGTACAGAGGTCAATGCATTAGGTGGCGATATGGAAACGTCCACTACTACCAGTGGTAAAATTTACCGCGCCTGGATGGATGTAAAGGCCCTGTTTACAGGACACGATCGTCATACAGTACTGGCTAATTGTGAACGTGGGGAAGATGCGGCACAGAAAGCTTATAATACGGCGCTGGAAGATGAAGAGCTGCCTGCTTACCTGCGGGAAATGGTGTCTGAACAACAGCAGACATTAAGACGCTCTCACGACCAGATTAAAGCGCTGCGTGACGCTACTGAATAATTGCGTCATGCTGCCCGGATAATATTTGATCAGGCTTCTTATTTAGTCTATTTTTTACCGGACTTCCTCCTTATGGGAGGAAGTCTCTTTTTATACCTTTAATTCCTTTAAATCTTCTTCCATCATCGGTCTGATCTGCAAAAAAATCCCTTTCAACTGCGCTACCAATTCCTCCAGTTCCCCATCCCAATTCTTTTTTTCCTCCAGTTTCAAAATTATTTCCCTGGCACCCATTACCTCCATACTCAGCACGCTGGGTTTCAATTTATGAACTGTCCGTTTCAGGTCATGCAATACCTTCGTTTCCTGCAATAATTGCAGGTCATCAGCATACTCTGTCACAGAATTAATGAATAGAGAGATCATCTTATGGATGAACGCGGAGTTGCCAGAGATTTTGTAAAGATAGTTGTATGAATACAGTGCATGATCTGCTCGCATAATGATTGCAGGTTGTTGACTCAGGCGCCTTCAATCTCGCCTGTCTGAAGCATTTTGTAAATAGTAGACTTACCAATATCCAGTTTTTCCGCTACCAGCAGCACATTATCGTTGTACCGTTTCAGGTAGTTGCGGATAATCAGGCGCGTATACTCTCTGAGCGTTAACTCAGTATTGAGTACTGTGTCTACATCGTGGTTATTTCCGGAGAGGAAGGTGATATCGTCCGGCTCAATGATATTGTTTTCAGACATCACTGCGGCCAGTTCTATCACTGATTTTAATTCACGGATATTACCGGGATAATTATAGGTCAGCAGCTTTTCCCTGCCGGCAGGAGAGACCCTGATTTCCGGAATCTTATTTTCCTTGCAGTAATTGGAGAGGAAAAACTGGGTTAGAAGCAGGAGGTCATCCTTTCTTTCCCGGAGGGGAGGGAGCGCAATCGGCAGACCTACGATACGGTAATACAGGTCTTCCCTGAAATTTCCTTTTTTCACCTCATCAGCCAGGTTTTTGTGGGTTGCCACGACCAGGCGGAAGTCCAGCTTAATCTTGCTGTTGCCTCCCAGGCGGATCAGTTCTTTTTCCTGCAATACCCGGAGCAGTTTGCTTTGAATATTGAGGTCCATTTCCCCGATTTCATCCAGGAAGAGGGTGCCACCATTCGCTTCCTCGAATCGCCCGATTTTGCGGTTCTGTGCCCCTGTAAAAGCACCCTTTTCGTAACCGAACAATTCACTTTCCACCAGTTCCTTCGGAATAGCGGCCATGTTCACCGCCACATATGGATGGCCGCTCCGGGCAGAGTTATAATGGACAGCCTTGGCGACCAGTTCCTTGCCCGTACCGGTTTCTCCGGTGATGGATACATTGATCATGGAGCCGGCAGCCTTATCGATCAGGCGGAATACAGCCTGCAGGGCAGGGCTTTTTCCCACGATGGAAATAGAATAGTCATACCGGGTCTTGAGTTCTGCTTTTAGCTGTGTGATCTCATTTTTGAGGGATTGATTTTCCCGCAGGCGGATGATGGCTTTCCAGAGTAATTGCTGGGTGTTTTCATCCTTGACGAGGTAATCTTCTGCACCCATTTTAAGGAGATCTACGGCGGTGGTGATCTTTTCCTGGGCGCTGATGATGATCACAGGAACATTGGGTTGAGCCTGCTTTATCTTACGGTACAGTTCTTCGCCATTCATATCGGGAAGACCGAAATCGATAGTAATCAGATCTGGTTTACGGTGCAATTGGGCCAGGCATTCCTTACCTGAGCCGATCAGGGTTACTTCGTAATCGGGGTTCTGACTGAGGTAGTGTTCCAACAAATTGCCATACCATTTGTCGTCTTCAACTATAAATATCTTAAAATCGAGCATTCATGGAATTTTCCGTTAAATTAGGAAATTTTCCAATCATGATCGATTCAGTTCCTGATCAGTTTTGATCATTTTTCCACTATTGCTGCAATATTTTTATGCAGGGTGTCTAAAATCTTAAGCCGATAATGTAAATTTTTAATGCTAATGACCCATCCCTGGCCCCACTCCGTCGTACAAAATCTTATCACGTGGGGCCTGGATGAATCGGTTATGAAAAAAGCGCGATATTTCTTTAATTTCTTTTGCTCTCTACGATTCACTTTTACTTTATGAATCATCTCCTGGCCCCTTCGCTGGTTTCCCCATTCAACATCTGCACAGGGGCCGGGATGACGCATTCTCACATATTGTTCACTAGTTATAAAAAAATCTTCTGTAATGACGAGCTCTTATGTTAGCATACGTTATGGTGTGAAAAACTCTATTGCCAGCAAGTACGCTATTGTTGCATCTAAACGCTCTGATTAGTAATCACTCAATTGTTAGCATAGGTTATGATCTTTCACACCTGTTCGCTCTGCACCTTTTTCATTGTTCACTCTTTCAAATGCACTGGCAATGATTTTTTTCATACTCACATGGATGATCTCTTTCACTTATCATTTTCACATAAAATCTCTTCACTTCCCGTTCTCAATTCAACCTCACCACACAATACCTCCACACTTCCTAGTCCTTCTCACAATTCAATCTCCACACTTTCTACATTCAATTCAACCTCATCACATAATACCTCCACACTTCCTAGTCCTTCCCGCAATTCAATCTCCTCACTTTCTACGTTCAATTCAACCTCACCACACAAATCCTTCTCACTTCATCCTCCATCCCGTTCACATCTCTTCGCATCCCCCAAACGACTCCTTCCATTCTCTCAGCACTCCTAAAAATCATTGCCATTCCTCCCTCTCTGTTTAAAAGCAAAATCAAAATCCCCTTTACTTTCCTGCTTTGTTCCGCCACGGAACCATTATAAAAACCCGAAATCAAAATTCCTTCTCAACATAGCTCCTTTCCCCTGGCCCCTTCCATCATCCCGGTCTTCTCTACCACCGGGGCCAGGATCCGAAGTTTTCACATGCTCTTAACAAAAAATAACCCCTAAAAAACCATTATATAAAACAAAACCCCAAATAAAATCGCTCTCAATCAAACTTCCATCTCCAGGCTCCTCACACAATATCTCCCCCTAAAAAACCTATCGGAGCCGGGATGTGAAGTCACATACTCTGAACAAAACCCTATGAAAAAACCCCTATGAAATATGAAAAACCCCAGCTTCATCGCTTTCCAAAACCTCAAAAACAAAATCGCTCTCTCAACTCCGCAATAAAATCTCTTTCAAACTAAACTTCCATCTCCTGGCCCCTTCCTCAAAATCTCCCCTGTTAATATCCACCGGGGCCGGGATGTGAAGTTCCACATACTCAAACAAAATATCTTTCATCGAATCCAGTATCCGCAGGCCCCATTTCCTTTCGCTTGTCCCCCTCTTACTTCACAGTGGGGCCCCGATACTGATACACGCAACAAAAAGTTTCTAATTAGTTCAACGCGGTGTTCAGGTATTCCTGCAAAGCCGCAGGATAAAGCAATACCTCAGCTACCTCTTGTTTTTTAATGGGAGTATAGCAGGTTCCCTCCATAAATACATCCTCTACCTGCTGCTTGAAATGTGTAGGCTTAAACTGACTTGCTACCAGCTGCGCCGCACAACTCATATCCGCGTATAATGGCTTGTTGTTTAATAACTGCTCAACATGTTTGCGTACCTGCTCTACATAATGACCACTGATGCGGTATCCGTTCCAACCATGCGCTACCAGCTCATTCGCTCCACCAGCCAGAGGTACAATCACCGGGCGACCATAACTCATCGCCTGAAGAATACTGATATCAAACGTCTCCTGGTAATGTGCCGCATGAGACAGGTTTAGTACTACAGCCGCACGTTGATAGAATGGGTGCATATTCAGCTGTGTATCGTAAATCATGAGGTTAGCCGGTACCTTCATGCCTTTAAAATGTTCTGCAATTTCTTTATATGTCGCCTTGATAATCAGTTCAAACTTCGTTTGAGGCATGGCATTCGCCAGTTCTATTAATTCGGCCACACCGCTTTGCGCTTCCAGATTAGCCACCATCAGGATGGTTTTTCGGCTGCCCTGATTCGCATGTAATATCGCCTCCTGAACAAATGAACTTGGCAGGCAACTATGAATAATTCTCTTTTCTGCTTTCTTAAATTCAAACTGAGACTGTACAAACCTCGAAGCATATACGACCTGCTGTGCTAATACCTGTGCACTCTTCAACATCACCTTTCTGAATGCTGCCGGCTGTATGGCGGTCTCGTGAATGTGGTAGGTCAGGTGCGCTCCCTTCAGCCTGCTGGCCCATGCTGCTCCAAAAGGTTGTAACGTATTCACATATACTTTATCATCCTTTTTACTCAACCAAAGTACCTTGAAGAAGATACTCATCTGCGCCAGCAGGAAGCTGAAGAATAAACGCGTTTTGTTCCCCCGTTCTATATAATTTATGTAGTGATACTGTATGTTTGATAAATCGGTCAGGTATCCCGGTGTATGCGCATTGCCGTTTGTAATCAAATGGATGTCCATGCCTTTCCCCGCTAATGCTTCCAGCGATTCGCGGAAGATCAGTGTGTTACCACTCCTGTCGTTCGATAAGTGAACTGCTATTATCTTTTTCATGGGTCGCGTGATTTAAAAATTAGTTTAACAGGTATAGGGATAAAAGGACTATGGTGTAAGCAATCGTAGGTTAGGCAGTTAAATAGAGCATTGGTTTAATGTCTTAGCATATCATGCACAAAGCTCACTATCATTAGCGTGGCCACAATCAGGCTAAAGAAAAAGAAGAACCTGTTATTACGTTTTTTCTTCTTCAGATAATCCTGTACAACGAACAACTTACTGAGTGTTGATGTAATGTGTTCCAGCACATTGTCGTCCTTTATGATATAGTCAAATGCCCCGTTTTTGAGAGAAGCAGTCGCAATGTCTGGCTGCTGTCTTGCACTGGCGAAAATGACAAAAATGTTAGTATTAAAACGCTTGATCTCCTTCAGCACATCCAGGCCAGTCATATCACCAAGATCATGATCCAGGATTACGATCTCAGGCTCATCTGCCAGTACTTCCAGGAAGTCTTTGCCGGAAAGAAAACAGGAGACGTTGGTGTAGCCCTGAGCTCTCAGATGTTTATCGTAAGTCGCCAGGTAAAATGGATCATCATCTACGACGTATATCTTGCTGTCTGTTTTTGTTGCCATTTTGTTGCCGTTTGATATAGTAGAAACCATTTTGAGACCAAAATTTTGGCACGTTGTAAATCGGCCATGGTGGCTCGTTTTTGAATTGGCACGGTACGAAAAAGGTCTATTTTCAGGAAGAAATTCCAAAATCTGGAAAAAGAAAAGGCCCTGGTCGTAAAACCAGGGCCTTCCCTATATCTTATCAATAAAAAGCCTAGCGCTTATTATTGTTACTATACCTGTTCTTATTATTCCGGTGCTTATACCCTCCGGGCCGCTTCTTTCCACCACCACCAGGTCTCGCCGTATATTCCGGTACAGGACCCAGTTCCTCCGGCACCACCGCCTTTGTCACCGATTTTCCCAGTACTTCTTCAATCCGCGCAAATTTCCTTTGCTCCTTTTCAGAAATGATCGTATACGCCGTTCCCTCGGTCGCCGCTCTCGCCGTACGCCCGATTCTGTGGATATAATCTTCCGCGTCGTTCGGCACATCGTAATTGATCACCAGGTTGATATCCTCAATATCAATCCCCCTGCTCAAGATATCTGTCGCCACCAGGATCTTCAGTTTCTTTGACTTAAAATCCATCAGCACCTGTTCACGCTTATCCTGCTCCAGGTCGGAGTGGATCTGTTCTACCGTGAATTTGGCTTTCTGCAACTCGTACGTCAGCTGCTTCACATTCTGTTTCCTGGAACAGAAGATGATAATATTCTCAAACTGTTTCGCCTTCAGCAAGGCTTTTATCAGCGCTGGCTTCTGTTCATCGTACACCACAAAGGCCTCCTGCACGATCTTTTCAGGCGGCTTGGAGATGGCAATATTAATCTCCTCCGGCTTGTGCAGGATCTTCAGCGCCAGTTTACGGATCTTTTCCGGCATCGTCGCAGAGAACAGGAGATTCTGCCGCTGCTTGGGCAGGAAGGACGTGATCTTAATGATGTCATCACTAAAACCCATGTCCAACATACGGTCAGCCTCATCCAGCACCAGGTATTTCACCGCATCCAGTTTCACATAGCCCATATTCAGGTGGGCAATCATACGACCAGGCGTACAGATTACCATATCCACCCCGGAAGTCAGGGCCTTCTTTTCGGCAGAGAACAAGGCACCATTACTTCCTCCATATACAGCAATAGAGCTGATATTGGTAAAATATGACATCCCTTCCAGTGTCTGTGCGATCTGCACCGCCAGTTCTCTGGTAGGAACAATGATCAGGG
This window of the Chitinophaga sancti genome carries:
- a CDS encoding PA2169 family four-helix-bundle protein, whose amino-acid sequence is MQATLETIEILNDLVQINNDRIDGYEKALGELKEEDTDLRALFSSMISESHEIRLALGTEVNALGGDMETSTTTSGKIYRAWMDVKALFTGHDRHTVLANCERGEDAAQKAYNTALEDEELPAYLREMVSEQQQTLRRSHDQIKALRDATE
- a CDS encoding Hpt domain-containing protein; translated protein: MRADHALYSYNYLYKISGNSAFIHKMISLFINSVTEYADDLQLLQETKVLHDLKRTVHKLKPSVLSMEVMGAREIILKLEEKKNWDGELEELVAQLKGIFLQIRPMMEEDLKELKV
- a CDS encoding sigma-54-dependent transcriptional regulator — its product is MLDFKIFIVEDDKWYGNLLEHYLSQNPDYEVTLIGSGKECLAQLHRKPDLITIDFGLPDMNGEELYRKIKQAQPNVPVIIISAQEKITTAVDLLKMGAEDYLVKDENTQQLLWKAIIRLRENQSLKNEITQLKAELKTRYDYSISIVGKSPALQAVFRLIDKAAGSMINVSITGETGTGKELVAKAVHYNSARSGHPYVAVNMAAIPKELVESELFGYEKGAFTGAQNRKIGRFEEANGGTLFLDEIGEMDLNIQSKLLRVLQEKELIRLGGNSKIKLDFRLVVATHKNLADEVKKGNFREDLYYRIVGLPIALPPLRERKDDLLLLTQFFLSNYCKENKIPEIRVSPAGREKLLTYNYPGNIRELKSVIELAAVMSENNIIEPDDITFLSGNNHDVDTVLNTELTLREYTRLIIRNYLKRYNDNVLLVAEKLDIGKSTIYKMLQTGEIEGA
- a CDS encoding glycosyltransferase family 4 protein, yielding MKKIIAVHLSNDRSGNTLIFRESLEALAGKGMDIHLITNGNAHTPGYLTDLSNIQYHYINYIERGNKTRLFFSFLLAQMSIFFKVLWLSKKDDKVYVNTLQPFGAAWASRLKGAHLTYHIHETAIQPAAFRKVMLKSAQVLAQQVVYASRFVQSQFEFKKAEKRIIHSCLPSSFVQEAILHANQGSRKTILMVANLEAQSGVAELIELANAMPQTKFELIIKATYKEIAEHFKGMKVPANLMIYDTQLNMHPFYQRAAVVLNLSHAAHYQETFDISILQAMSYGRPVIVPLAGGANELVAHGWNGYRISGHYVEQVRKHVEQLLNNKPLYADMSCAAQLVASQFKPTHFKQQVEDVFMEGTCYTPIKKQEVAEVLLYPAALQEYLNTALN
- a CDS encoding response regulator; the encoded protein is MATKTDSKIYVVDDDPFYLATYDKHLRAQGYTNVSCFLSGKDFLEVLADEPEIVILDHDLGDMTGLDVLKEIKRFNTNIFVIFASARQQPDIATASLKNGAFDYIIKDDNVLEHITSTLSKLFVVQDYLKKKKRNNRFFFFFSLIVATLMIVSFVHDMLRH
- a CDS encoding DEAD/DEAH box helicase; its protein translation is MYFDEFDLDDRVLDGIDAMGYTTATPVQEKVIPPIIAGKDILACAQTGTGKTAAFLLPIIHRLLTEHHDNHKINSLIIVPTRELAVQIAQTLEGMSYFTNISSIAVYGGSNGALFSAEKKALTSGVDMVICTPGRMIAHLNMGYVKLDAVKYLVLDEADRMLDMGFSDDIIKITSFLPKQRQNLLFSATMPEKIRKLALKILHKPEEINIAISKPPEKIVQEAFVVYDEQKPALIKALLKAKQFENIIIFCSRKQNVKQLTYELQKAKFTVEQIHSDLEQDKREQVLMDFKSKKLKILVATDILSRGIDIEDINLVINYDVPNDAEDYIHRIGRTARAATEGTAYTIISEKEQRKFARIEEVLGKSVTKAVVPEELGPVPEYTARPGGGGKKRPGGYKHRNNKNRYSNNNKR